One genomic segment of Rhizobium sp. 11515TR includes these proteins:
- the pepT gene encoding peptidase T, with product MTDTVTDRFLRYVVVDTQSDPASATQPSTAKQKNLGRILAEELLAIGLGDAHLDEHGYVYATIPSNVDKPVPVICFCSHMDTAPDFTGTNVKPQIVRDYSGGDIRLTGDPHQVIRVDEHPALKDQIGNDIITSDGTTLLGADDKAGLAEIVAAAKYLVDHPDIRHGTIKLLFTTDEEIGRGVDKVDLKKLGAQFAYTVDGETAGYIEDETFSADSVEVVIHGVAIHPGFAKGKMENAIRIAGAIIDRLPKNIAPETTDGRDGFIHPTGISGSMEKASLSFIIRDFDEQGLIDKETMLEAIVKDVMKAYPGSSHTFTVRHQYRNMKTILDHHPEIVENAVEAIRRAGMTPVRGSIRGGTDGSRLSFMGLPCANLFAGGHAFHSPLEWVSRQDMERAVKTLVELAKVWAERS from the coding sequence ATGACCGATACCGTCACCGATCGCTTTCTTCGTTACGTTGTTGTCGATACGCAATCGGATCCGGCTTCGGCCACGCAGCCCTCCACCGCGAAGCAGAAGAATCTTGGCCGCATTCTCGCCGAGGAATTGCTGGCGATCGGCCTTGGCGATGCACACCTGGATGAACATGGCTACGTCTATGCCACCATTCCATCGAATGTCGACAAGCCGGTTCCCGTTATCTGCTTCTGTTCCCATATGGACACAGCGCCCGATTTTACCGGTACGAACGTCAAGCCGCAGATCGTGCGCGACTATTCCGGCGGTGATATTCGCCTCACCGGCGATCCACACCAGGTCATTCGCGTTGACGAGCACCCTGCCCTAAAAGATCAGATCGGCAACGACATCATCACGTCGGACGGGACGACGCTGCTTGGAGCCGATGACAAGGCTGGCCTCGCCGAAATCGTCGCGGCCGCCAAATATCTCGTCGACCATCCCGATATCCGCCACGGTACCATCAAGCTTCTGTTCACGACGGACGAAGAGATCGGGCGTGGTGTCGACAAGGTGGATTTGAAGAAGCTGGGAGCGCAATTTGCCTATACGGTCGATGGCGAAACGGCGGGATATATAGAAGACGAGACTTTCTCGGCCGACAGTGTCGAGGTTGTCATCCATGGCGTCGCCATCCATCCAGGCTTCGCCAAAGGAAAAATGGAAAATGCCATCAGGATTGCCGGCGCGATCATCGATAGGCTGCCGAAGAACATAGCTCCAGAGACGACGGACGGTCGCGACGGCTTCATCCACCCTACCGGCATTAGCGGCTCGATGGAGAAGGCTTCACTCAGCTTCATCATCCGCGATTTCGACGAGCAAGGCCTTATCGACAAGGAGACTATGCTGGAGGCGATCGTCAAGGATGTCATGAAAGCCTATCCCGGCTCCTCGCACACCTTCACCGTTCGGCATCAGTATCGCAACATGAAGACGATTCTCGATCACCATCCGGAAATCGTCGAAAATGCTGTCGAGGCCATCCGGCGTGCCGGCATGACGCCAGTGCGCGGCAGCATTCGTGGCGGCACGGACGGTTCCAGGCTTTCCTTCATGGGGCTGCCCTGCGCCAATCTCTTTGCCGGCGGGCATGCCTTTCATTCGCCGCTGGAATGGGTAAGCCGGCAGGATATGGAACGAGCCGTAAAGACCCTTGTAGAGTTGGCCAAGGTGTGGGCGGAACGCTCCTGA